In a single window of the Novosphingobium sp. IK01 genome:
- the nagZ gene encoding beta-N-acetylhexosaminidase gives MLPAIFGLSGLVLTADERAFFKDADPAGYILFGRNVESRAQVRALTDELRALHGRDRLLVSIDQEGGRVARMKPPVWAAYPAGEAFDRLYDVAPASAIEAARANAQALGMDLAEAGISVDCLPLLDVRQPGAHDVIGDRALGREPQRVAALGRATLDGLARAGVAGVVKHIPGHGRALADSHKELPTVTACAQELELDLAPFRALSGAGIAMTAHVRYTAWDAQAPGTLSPIVVGEVIRKTIGFDGLLLSDDLDMEALSGTVPERAARAQAAGCDLALNCWAKMDDMVGIAEALAPMGEASAQRLARALAPTAAAAVPLDAALQADLIARRDRLLALA, from the coding sequence ATGCTTCCTGCCATCTTCGGCCTTTCGGGCCTCGTCCTCACCGCCGATGAACGCGCCTTCTTCAAGGATGCCGATCCGGCTGGCTACATCCTGTTCGGGCGCAATGTCGAAAGCCGGGCGCAAGTCCGGGCGCTGACCGACGAATTGCGCGCGCTCCACGGGCGCGACCGGCTGCTGGTTTCGATCGATCAGGAAGGCGGGCGCGTGGCCCGGATGAAGCCGCCGGTCTGGGCGGCCTATCCGGCGGGGGAGGCCTTCGACCGGCTTTACGACGTGGCGCCCGCAAGCGCGATCGAGGCCGCGCGCGCCAATGCCCAGGCGCTGGGCATGGATCTGGCCGAAGCGGGGATCAGCGTCGATTGCCTGCCGCTGCTCGATGTGCGCCAGCCCGGCGCGCACGACGTGATCGGCGACCGGGCGCTGGGGCGCGAGCCGCAGCGGGTGGCGGCGCTGGGCCGGGCAACGCTTGACGGGCTGGCCCGCGCGGGCGTGGCGGGCGTGGTCAAGCATATTCCCGGCCATGGCCGCGCGCTGGCCGACAGCCACAAGGAATTGCCGACCGTGACCGCTTGCGCGCAGGAACTGGAGCTGGACCTCGCGCCCTTCCGCGCGCTGTCGGGCGCGGGCATCGCGATGACCGCGCATGTGCGCTACACCGCGTGGGACGCGCAGGCCCCCGGCACGCTGTCGCCGATCGTGGTGGGCGAGGTGATCCGCAAGACCATCGGCTTTGACGGGCTGCTGTTGAGCGACGACCTCGACATGGAGGCGCTTTCGGGCACGGTGCCCGAACGGGCCGCGCGCGCGCAGGCGGCGGGCTGCGACCTCGCGCTCAATTGCTGGGCGAAGATGGACGACATGGTGGGCATTGCCGAAGCGCTGGCGCCGATGGGCGAGGCGAGCGCGCAGCGTCTGGCGCGCGCGCTGGCCCCCACGGCAGCGGCGGCCGTGCCACTCGACGCGGCCTTGCAGGCAGACCTGATCGCACGGCGCGACAGGCTGCTGGCGCTCGCCTGA
- a CDS encoding segregation and condensation protein A, protein MAPDPILNEDTGWDGLAGHGLESQGEGGRAAGDEALYLELDGWEGPLDLLLELARRQKVDLRRISILELVDQYLDYVARAGALRLELAADYLVMAAWLAYLKSLLLLPRDPAMQPGPEELALRLQLRLQRLGAMREAGARLMARDRLGRDVFARGAPEGIVIARRPRWKADLFALIQAYGQVQHRNRPVVHMVRERPVMTLEAALARISAMLGTSLEWRDLRAFLPASTLDSLEARQLARSALASSFLAVLELAKQGLVDLVQEECFGPLLVRPR, encoded by the coding sequence ATGGCGCCCGATCCGATCCTGAATGAGGACACCGGCTGGGACGGGCTGGCTGGTCATGGACTGGAAAGCCAGGGCGAGGGAGGCCGCGCAGCGGGCGACGAGGCGCTCTATCTCGAACTCGATGGCTGGGAAGGGCCGCTCGACCTGCTGCTCGAACTGGCGCGGCGGCAGAAGGTCGACTTGCGACGGATTTCGATCCTCGAACTGGTCGACCAGTATCTTGACTATGTTGCACGCGCGGGGGCCCTGCGGCTCGAACTGGCGGCGGATTATCTCGTGATGGCGGCGTGGCTGGCCTATCTCAAGTCGCTGTTGCTGCTGCCGCGCGATCCGGCGATGCAGCCCGGCCCGGAAGAACTGGCGCTGCGCCTGCAACTGCGGTTGCAGCGGCTGGGTGCGATGCGCGAGGCCGGGGCCCGGCTCATGGCGCGCGACCGGCTGGGGCGCGATGTCTTTGCGCGCGGCGCGCCCGAGGGGATCGTGATCGCCCGTCGCCCGCGCTGGAAGGCCGATCTGTTCGCGCTGATCCAGGCCTATGGGCAGGTGCAGCATCGCAATCGCCCGGTCGTTCACATGGTCCGCGAAAGGCCGGTGATGACGCTCGAGGCGGCGCTGGCGCGGATTTCGGCGATGCTGGGAACGAGCCTGGAATGGCGCGATCTGCGCGCGTTTCTGCCCGCTTCCACGCTCGACAGCCTTGAGGCGCGGCAACTGGCGCGTTCGGCGCTGGCGTCGAGCTTTCTGGCCGTGCTCGAACTGGCCAAGCAGGGGCTGGTCGATCTGGTGCAGGAAGAATGCTTTGGCCCCTTGCTGGTGCGGCCACGATGA
- the scpB gene encoding SMC-Scp complex subunit ScpB, giving the protein MLWPLAGAATMSGEVPDDLVRAVEATLFAAQEPLTREEISRHLRGADVRGALDELARHYAGRGVHLVERGGRWHFQTAPDLAHLLRREKDEVRRLSRAATEALAIIAYHEPVSRAEIEAIRGVQTARGTLDVLMEAGWVRVAGRREVPGRPTLYATTPAFLTHFGLGSRADLPGIGELRAAGLLDPVDEAYAVLMGSDEPETREEDEQEAGSA; this is encoded by the coding sequence ATGCTTTGGCCCCTTGCTGGTGCGGCCACGATGAGCGGGGAAGTGCCCGACGATCTGGTGCGCGCGGTCGAGGCGACGCTGTTCGCAGCGCAAGAGCCGCTCACCCGCGAGGAGATTTCGCGGCATCTGCGTGGGGCTGACGTGCGCGGCGCGCTCGACGAACTGGCGCGGCACTATGCCGGGCGTGGCGTCCATCTGGTCGAGCGGGGCGGGCGCTGGCATTTCCAGACCGCACCCGATCTGGCGCACCTGCTGCGGCGCGAGAAGGATGAGGTGCGCCGCCTGTCGCGCGCGGCGACCGAGGCGCTGGCGATCATCGCCTATCACGAGCCGGTCAGCCGCGCCGAGATCGAGGCCATTCGCGGCGTGCAGACCGCGCGCGGCACGCTCGACGTGCTGATGGAGGCGGGCTGGGTGCGCGTGGCGGGCCGCCGCGAGGTGCCGGGGCGCCCGACGCTCTATGCCACGACACCCGCGTTCCTCACCCATTTCGGGCTGGGCAGCCGCGCGGACCTGCCCGGCATCGGCGAATTGCGTGCGGCGGGCCTGCTCGATCCGGTGGACGAGGCCTATGCCGTGCTGATGGGCAGCGACGAGCCGGAAACCCGCGAAGAGGACGAACAGGAGGCGGGGTCTGCGTAA
- a CDS encoding twin-arginine translocase TatA/TatE family subunit — protein MGGLSLPHLIILAVVVLILFGRGRISEMMGDFGKGIKSFKQGMSEETDRPVTPPPAQIQQTPVQPTVQAPVQPPVQAPVQTGADQSQGPKA, from the coding sequence ATGGGTGGCCTTTCTCTACCGCACCTGATCATCCTGGCTGTGGTCGTGCTGATTCTGTTCGGTCGTGGTCGCATTTCGGAAATGATGGGCGACTTCGGCAAGGGTATCAAAAGCTTCAAGCAGGGCATGAGCGAAGAGACCGATCGTCCGGTCACCCCGCCGCCTGCTCAGATCCAGCAGACCCCGGTTCAGCCCACGGTTCAGGCGCCTGTTCAGCCTCCCGTGCAGGCTCCGGTACAGACTGGCGCCGACCAGTCGCAGGGCCCCAAGGCCTGA
- the tatB gene encoding Sec-independent protein translocase protein TatB, translating into MFDIAPSELLLVVIVAIVVIGPKDLPLALRTAGRWIGKMRRVSNHFKAGIETMIREAELADMEKKWQEQNARIMAESQAASAAEMAAAAGQTPADAADQHLHMAGPVAADPVVADPGRLLPLEARAERPRSPQPEAVPSNAPSNRAPSNSDGTP; encoded by the coding sequence ATGTTTGATATTGCACCGTCCGAATTGCTGCTGGTCGTCATCGTGGCGATCGTGGTGATCGGACCCAAGGACTTGCCCCTCGCGCTGCGCACCGCAGGGCGGTGGATTGGCAAGATGCGCCGCGTTTCCAATCACTTCAAGGCCGGTATCGAAACCATGATCCGCGAGGCGGAACTGGCCGATATGGAAAAGAAGTGGCAGGAACAGAACGCCCGGATCATGGCTGAGAGCCAGGCCGCCAGCGCGGCTGAAATGGCCGCGGCTGCCGGGCAGACCCCTGCGGATGCCGCCGACCAGCACTTGCACATGGCAGGGCCGGTAGCGGCCGATCCGGTGGTGGCGGATCCGGGGCGGCTGCTCCCCCTCGAAGCGCGCGCCGAGCGTCCGCGCTCGCCCCAGCCCGAGGCGGTTCCTTCGAACGCTCCTTCGAACAGGGCCCCTTCGAACAGTGATGGCACGCCGTGA
- the tatC gene encoding twin-arginine translocase subunit TatC, giving the protein MIQIQDIDETQAPLLDHLIELRTRLLRCVYALALTSAISYYFVDTILAILVHPLSEAFPGGHGKLIYTKLYSAFFVNVKVALFAGFLLSFPVIANQLWAFVAPGLYAREKRAFLPFLIATPVLFGMGASLAYFVVMPTAFRWFVGFQGDKGGLQLEALPGIEEYLALVMQFILAFGVSFLLPVLLMLLNRAGIVSRDALVKARRYVIVGIVALAALITPPDVVSQLMLAVPLLILFEGTLILMRIVERKDAEEKARAEAEAAAQAGIMPGEPTHLLP; this is encoded by the coding sequence GTGATCCAGATTCAGGATATTGACGAAACCCAGGCGCCGCTGCTCGATCACCTGATCGAACTGCGCACGCGCCTGTTGCGCTGTGTCTATGCGCTCGCGCTCACTTCGGCGATCTCGTACTATTTCGTCGACACGATTCTGGCGATCCTCGTCCATCCGCTGAGCGAGGCGTTCCCCGGCGGGCATGGGAAGCTCATTTATACCAAGCTCTATTCGGCGTTCTTCGTGAACGTGAAGGTGGCCCTGTTCGCGGGCTTCCTGCTGAGCTTTCCGGTCATCGCCAACCAGCTCTGGGCCTTTGTCGCGCCGGGGCTCTATGCGCGCGAAAAGCGGGCGTTCCTGCCGTTCCTGATCGCCACCCCGGTCCTGTTCGGGATGGGGGCGAGCCTGGCCTATTTCGTCGTGATGCCCACTGCGTTCCGCTGGTTCGTGGGCTTTCAGGGCGACAAGGGGGGGCTGCAACTCGAAGCCCTGCCGGGGATCGAGGAATATCTGGCGCTGGTGATGCAGTTCATCCTCGCGTTCGGGGTTTCGTTCCTGCTGCCGGTGCTGCTGATGCTGCTCAACCGCGCGGGGATCGTCAGCCGTGATGCGCTGGTCAAGGCGCGCCGCTATGTGATCGTCGGGATCGTGGCGCTGGCCGCGCTGATCACCCCGCCCGATGTCGTCTCGCAGCTGATGCTGGCGGTGCCGCTGCTGATCCTGTTCGAAGGCACGCTGATCCTCATGCGCATCGTCGAGCGCAAGGATGCCGAGGAAAAGGCGCGGGCCGAGGCCGAAGCGGCAGCGCAGGCGGGGATCATGCCGGGCGAGCCCACCCATCTTCTGCCCTGA
- a CDS encoding amidohydrolase, which produces MARPAAPPSAPATLLDNVHGETIDAQGQVEAVSGLLFDQTGTILQVFHPGDKLPKKGFAYHVDGQGRVILPGLIDSHVHVMGLGLAALSLDLSDTHSLAEALDQIRAFAAAHPDRAWIVGRGWNQEAWGLKDSTGASRFPTAAELDAALGDRPVWLERVDGHAGWANSAALKAAGITAGTKAPAGGTIPHRADGSPEGVLVDAAMDLMTPHLPPPRGADRDAALAKAQSLLFARGLTAVADMGTSIEDWQAFRRAGDANTLYVRIMAYAMGIDQMALIAGSAPTPWLYQDRLRMGGVKLFMDGALGSRGAWLKAPYADAPATRGLPQMNDTRLGNLMSRAAMDGFQVAVHAIGDAANAAVLHTVDDLSATYKGDRRWRLEHAQVIDAADMPLVGRNGVIASMQPTHQTSDRLMAEARLGPGRLAGAYAWQSVLKAGGRLAFGSDAPVERPDPFAGIAAAISREGPDGQPAGGWQPQEKVSRAAALAAYTTGGAWAGFAQNRFGRLAPGLRADFVLVDTDPMTASPQAIAKTRVFETWVGGGKVWPDDQAAPETGNQNRG; this is translated from the coding sequence ATGGCCCGCCCGGCAGCCCCTCCGTCCGCCCCCGCCACCCTGCTCGACAACGTCCATGGCGAGACCATCGACGCGCAAGGGCAGGTCGAGGCGGTCAGCGGGTTGCTGTTCGACCAGACCGGAACGATCCTTCAGGTCTTCCACCCCGGCGACAAGCTTCCGAAGAAAGGCTTTGCCTATCATGTCGATGGTCAGGGCCGGGTGATCCTGCCCGGCCTGATCGATTCGCATGTCCATGTCATGGGGCTGGGGCTGGCCGCCCTCTCGCTCGACCTGTCGGACACGCATTCGCTGGCCGAGGCACTCGACCAGATTCGCGCCTTTGCCGCCGCCCATCCCGACCGCGCATGGATCGTCGGGCGCGGCTGGAACCAGGAAGCCTGGGGCCTGAAGGACAGCACCGGGGCCAGCCGCTTCCCCACCGCCGCCGAACTCGACGCCGCGCTGGGCGACCGTCCGGTCTGGCTCGAACGGGTCGATGGGCACGCCGGCTGGGCCAACAGCGCCGCGCTCAAGGCCGCAGGCATCACTGCCGGCACAAAGGCCCCGGCAGGCGGCACGATCCCCCACCGCGCTGATGGCAGCCCCGAAGGCGTGCTGGTCGATGCCGCGATGGACCTGATGACGCCGCACTTGCCCCCCCCGCGCGGGGCCGACCGCGACGCCGCGCTGGCCAAGGCCCAGTCGCTGCTCTTTGCCCGCGGGCTGACCGCCGTCGCTGACATGGGCACGAGCATCGAGGACTGGCAGGCCTTCCGCCGCGCGGGCGACGCCAACACACTCTACGTGCGGATCATGGCCTATGCCATGGGCATCGACCAGATGGCCCTGATCGCGGGCTCCGCGCCGACCCCGTGGCTCTATCAGGACCGCCTGCGCATGGGCGGGGTCAAGCTGTTCATGGATGGCGCGCTCGGCTCGCGCGGGGCCTGGCTCAAGGCGCCCTATGCCGATGCTCCCGCCACACGCGGCCTGCCGCAGATGAACGACACCCGGCTGGGCAACCTGATGAGCCGGGCGGCGATGGACGGGTTTCAGGTGGCGGTCCACGCCATTGGCGACGCGGCCAATGCCGCCGTGCTCCACACCGTCGACGATCTTTCGGCCACCTACAAAGGCGACCGCCGCTGGCGGCTCGAACACGCGCAAGTGATCGACGCGGCCGACATGCCGCTGGTGGGCCGCAACGGGGTGATCGCCTCGATGCAGCCCACCCACCAGACCTCGGACCGGCTGATGGCAGAGGCGCGGCTGGGGCCCGGACGTCTGGCTGGGGCCTATGCGTGGCAATCGGTGCTCAAGGCAGGCGGACGCCTCGCCTTCGGGTCCGACGCGCCGGTCGAGCGGCCCGATCCCTTTGCCGGAATTGCCGCCGCGATCAGCCGCGAAGGCCCCGATGGCCAGCCCGCCGGGGGCTGGCAGCCGCAGGAAAAGGTCAGCCGCGCCGCTGCGCTGGCCGCCTATACCACGGGCGGGGCCTGGGCCGGGTTTGCGCAAAACCGCTTTGGCCGCCTCGCGCCGGGCCTGCGCGCCGATTTCGTGCTGGTCGATACCGACCCGATGACCGCCAGCCCGCAGGCCATCGCGAAAACCCGCGTGTTCGAAACATGGGTGGGCGGCGGCAAAGTCTGGCCCGATGATCAGGCCGCGCCCGAAACCGGAAACCAGAACCGGGGATGA
- a CDS encoding NAD(P)-dependent oxidoreductase, producing the protein MTAPLTTPPLTIAFLGLGTMGGPMARHLGKAGHRLTIFNRSDARREAWMAANPGLAARVAASPAEAAQDADAVITCVGNDDDLADVVLSPNGAFTTLRPGAVFIDHTTVSARIARQIAVEGRDKEILCVDAPVSGGQSGAENGVLSIMCGGSDKAMAAARPILSAYAKRIVHVGKPGAGQTTKMVNQMCLSATIAGLSEAMRFAQAAHLDLDRVFEAISGGAAQSWQMDNRWDTMAKGEFDFGFAIDWMRKDLGLAIEEARGLGASVPTTALTDQFYADVQALGGGRQDTSALIRRLPLRGQKPA; encoded by the coding sequence ATGACTGCACCCCTCACGACCCCGCCGCTCACGATCGCCTTCCTTGGCCTTGGCACGATGGGTGGGCCGATGGCCCGTCATCTGGGCAAGGCAGGCCACCGCCTGACCATCTTCAACCGCAGCGATGCCCGGCGCGAGGCCTGGATGGCCGCCAACCCCGGCCTTGCCGCGCGCGTGGCCGCCAGCCCCGCCGAAGCCGCGCAGGACGCCGACGCGGTGATCACCTGCGTTGGCAACGACGATGATCTGGCCGATGTCGTGCTCAGCCCCAATGGCGCGTTCACCACGCTGCGTCCGGGCGCGGTATTCATCGACCACACCACCGTTTCGGCGCGCATCGCCCGCCAGATCGCGGTGGAGGGTCGCGACAAGGAAATCCTGTGTGTCGACGCCCCGGTCTCGGGCGGGCAGTCGGGCGCGGAAAACGGCGTCCTCTCGATCATGTGCGGCGGGAGCGACAAGGCCATGGCCGCCGCCCGTCCGATTTTGTCGGCTTATGCCAAGCGGATCGTCCATGTCGGCAAGCCGGGCGCCGGGCAAACCACCAAGATGGTCAACCAGATGTGCCTGTCGGCCACCATCGCGGGCCTGTCGGAAGCCATGCGCTTTGCCCAGGCCGCCCATCTCGACCTCGACCGCGTGTTCGAGGCGATCTCGGGCGGGGCCGCGCAATCGTGGCAGATGGACAACCGTTGGGACACGATGGCCAAGGGCGAATTCGACTTCGGCTTTGCCATCGACTGGATGCGCAAGGATCTCGGCCTCGCCATCGAGGAAGCGCGCGGCCTTGGCGCGAGCGTGCCGACCACGGCGCTGACCGACCAGTTCTATGCCGACGTGCAGGCGCTGGGCGGTGGCCGTCAGGACACCAGCGCGCTGATCCGCCGCCTCCCCCTGCGCGGCCAGAAGCCCGCGTGA
- a CDS encoding threonine ammonia-lyase translates to MENHSQNLALQPAPQATLTLADVHAAAGRIMGQVVRTPTVRSETLSRITGAEIYIKFENQQFTAAYKERGALNALLLLTEEQRARGVIAASAGNHAQGLSYHGTRLGVPVTIVMPRTTPAVKIMQTESVGGKVVLEGETFDEAYAHARKLEGELGLTFVHPFDDPAVAAGQGTVALEMLKDVPSIDMLVVPIGGGGLLTGMATVARALNPDIGLVGVQAQLFPSMYDKLKHADLPCGGDTLAEGIAVKEPGKFTSAILAQLLDDVVLVDEGQLESALALLLQIEKTVVEGAGAAGLAAVMANRAMFEGRKVGIVLTGGNIDTRLLANVLLRDLARSGRLGRLRIVLQDRPGALYNVVEEFNRHQVNILEVWHQRIFTSLPAKGLTAEIECEARNREQIDLLVHALRDRGYDVTQVELA, encoded by the coding sequence ATGGAAAACCATAGCCAGAACCTCGCCCTTCAGCCCGCCCCGCAGGCGACGCTGACTCTTGCCGACGTCCACGCGGCGGCAGGGCGAATTATGGGACAGGTCGTGCGCACGCCCACCGTGCGGAGCGAAACGCTCAGCCGTATCACCGGCGCCGAGATCTACATCAAGTTCGAGAACCAGCAATTCACCGCCGCCTACAAGGAACGCGGCGCGCTCAATGCCCTGCTCCTGCTTACCGAAGAACAGCGCGCGCGCGGCGTGATTGCCGCTTCGGCGGGCAACCATGCGCAGGGGCTGTCCTATCACGGCACGCGGCTTGGCGTGCCGGTCACCATCGTCATGCCGCGCACGACGCCTGCGGTGAAGATCATGCAGACCGAGAGCGTGGGCGGCAAGGTCGTGCTCGAAGGGGAGACCTTCGACGAGGCCTATGCCCATGCGCGCAAGCTCGAAGGCGAACTGGGCCTGACGTTCGTCCACCCGTTCGACGACCCGGCGGTGGCCGCAGGGCAAGGCACGGTCGCGCTCGAAATGCTCAAGGACGTGCCCAGCATCGACATGCTGGTCGTTCCCATCGGCGGGGGCGGGCTGCTGACCGGCATGGCCACGGTCGCCCGTGCGCTCAACCCGGATATCGGGCTGGTCGGCGTGCAGGCGCAGCTGTTCCCCTCGATGTACGACAAGCTCAAGCATGCCGACCTGCCCTGCGGCGGGGATACGCTGGCCGAGGGCATCGCGGTCAAGGAGCCGGGCAAGTTCACCTCGGCCATTCTGGCCCAGTTGCTCGACGATGTCGTGCTGGTCGATGAAGGGCAGCTCGAATCGGCGCTGGCGCTGTTGCTCCAGATCGAGAAGACCGTGGTCGAGGGCGCGGGCGCGGCGGGCCTTGCCGCGGTCATGGCCAATCGCGCGATGTTCGAGGGGCGCAAGGTGGGCATCGTGCTGACCGGCGGCAACATCGACACGCGCCTGCTGGCCAATGTGCTGCTGCGCGATCTGGCCCGTTCGGGCCGCCTCGGGCGCCTGCGCATCGTGCTTCAGGACCGTCCGGGCGCGCTCTACAACGTGGTGGAGGAGTTCAACCGCCATCAGGTCAACATCCTCGAAGTCTGGCACCAGCGCATCTTCACCTCGCTTCCGGCCAAGGGCCTGACCGCCGAGATCGAGTGCGAGGCGCGCAACCGCGAACAGATCGACCTGCTCGTCCATGCCCTGCGCGACCGGGGCTATGACGTGACGCAAGTCGAACTGGCCTGA
- a CDS encoding arginyltransferase — MTAPVRFPRFFVTSPAPCPYLPGREERKVFTELQGPGAEDLNDALSRIGFRRSQGVAYRPSCVDCTACVSVRVVAGEFRPSATQRREMRRNGDLVATVCKPWSTSEQFDLLRRYLAARHPGGGMATMDEMDFADMVEHTPVKSYVIEYREPTVDGSKGKLVGACLTDQQGDGLSMVYSFYDPHHETRGGLGNYIILDHILHAQRIGLPYVYLGYWVEGSARMQYKVRYHPMERLGRDGWHGFEPAEQARAIDRIVLAGAGELACGSGDKPELVSELAGRGYPPL, encoded by the coding sequence GTGACTGCGCCTGTCCGCTTCCCCCGCTTCTTTGTCACCAGCCCCGCGCCGTGCCCCTATCTGCCCGGCCGCGAGGAACGCAAGGTCTTCACCGAGCTTCAGGGACCGGGCGCGGAAGACCTCAACGACGCGCTCAGCCGGATCGGTTTCCGGCGCAGCCAGGGGGTGGCCTATCGGCCCAGCTGTGTCGATTGCACGGCCTGTGTCTCGGTCAGGGTGGTGGCCGGGGAATTCCGCCCTTCGGCCACGCAGCGCCGCGAAATGCGCCGGAATGGCGATCTTGTCGCCACGGTGTGCAAACCCTGGTCGACCTCGGAACAATTCGACCTCTTGCGGCGTTACCTTGCCGCCCGGCATCCGGGCGGTGGCATGGCCACCATGGACGAGATGGATTTCGCGGACATGGTGGAACATACGCCGGTGAAAAGTTATGTGATCGAATACAGGGAGCCCACTGTCGATGGCAGCAAGGGCAAACTGGTGGGGGCCTGCCTGACCGATCAGCAGGGTGACGGGCTCTCGATGGTCTACAGTTTTTACGATCCACATCACGAAACGCGCGGCGGGCTTGGAAACTACATCATTCTCGATCACATCCTCCACGCACAGAGGATCGGCCTGCCCTACGTCTACCTCGGCTATTGGGTCGAGGGTTCCGCGCGCATGCAATACAAGGTCCGCTATCACCCGATGGAGCGTCTGGGCCGCGATGGCTGGCACGGCTTTGAACCCGCTGAACAGGCGCGCGCCATCGATCGCATCGTGCTGGCGGGGGCCGGGGAGCTGGCCTGCGGGTCGGGAGACAAACCCGAACTGGTTTCCGAACTGGCCGGAAGAGGCTATCCGCCGCTCTGA